The window AAAAATACGCCAAATTCGTCGTTTTCCAGATCCTGCTGCAATGCACGATAAGCAACACTGGCATGGGGTTCACTGATATACCCAAGACCGTTTAGCTTGATCAGGGTCATTTGCGTCTGCTCTTCATCGATGGTTTGCGCACTAAGACTCTCTTTCGGAATAAAACCCGCCGTTACCAGATGCTCAACCCGAGGCCAGTTATTAGGACGCGAAACATCCATAGCATTGGACATAGTCGCTATCGTCGGATTCGGCGACCAGGTGCCAGAGCGAAGATAACGAGGCACAGTGTCATTAGCGTTGGTGGCAGCAATAAAGCGTTTGATGGGTAAACCTAAAGCTTTTGCCAGCATACCCGCTGTCAGGTTACCGAAGTTACCGCTTGGCACAGAGAATACTAAATCATCAAATTTGCCACGTTGGCGATACAGCTGCGCGGCCGCTTCAAAGTAATAACAGATTTGCGCCAACAAGCGGGAAATATTGATCGAATTAGCAGAGTTCAGGCCGATGGATTTACTTAGTTCATGGTCATCAAAACTATCTTTCACTAATTGCTGACAATCATCAAAGCTACCATTTACCGCAAGCGTAGAAATATTGCCACCTAAGGTTGTGAACATTTTTTCCTGTAGCAAGCTGATTTTGCCTTTCGGGTACAGGATCACCACATTGATATTTTCCAGACCACTGAATGCGTGTGCAACCGCAGCTCCCGTATCGCCAGAGGTGGCTGTTAAAATGGTAATTTTTTCTTTGCTCTGGCGGGTAAACGCCTGCAGACACTGAGCCATAAAACGACCACCGAAATCTTTGAACGCCAGAGTCGGACCATGAAATAGTTCAAGCACAGCGCAGCTCTCTGAAATTGGC is drawn from Thalassotalea sp. PS06 and contains these coding sequences:
- the thrC gene encoding threonine synthase is translated as MQFYNLKHPEEKVSFSQAVRQGLGKDQGLFFPESITPLDDIEGLLSLPLVERSCKILEPFVGEDLTGEELKDIVTRAFNFPALVQPISESCAVLELFHGPTLAFKDFGGRFMAQCLQAFTRQSKEKITILTATSGDTGAAVAHAFSGLENINVVILYPKGKISLLQEKMFTTLGGNISTLAVNGSFDDCQQLVKDSFDDHELSKSIGLNSANSINISRLLAQICYYFEAAAQLYRQRGKFDDLVFSVPSGNFGNLTAGMLAKALGLPIKRFIAATNANDTVPRYLRSGTWSPNPTIATMSNAMDVSRPNNWPRVEHLVTAGFIPKESLSAQTIDEEQTQMTLIKLNGLGYISEPHASVAYRALQQDLENDEFGVFLGTAHPAKFKETVESVLGQPLALPKELAACASEKILSLPMDNEFSQLRTLLMGKYASPLLNEAVS